The Candidatus Eisenbacteria bacterium genome includes the window CTCTCCGACGGCCTCACGGTCGAGGTGAAGGCGGGGCTCGCGGAGACCGACTCCGTCCTCGAGCCGGAGCGGAGCCGGCTCGAGAAGAAGTAGGGGCGCGATGCAGCTCCGAATCGTCCTGATCCAATTCTGGCGCGACCTGAAAGCGCAGCGGCTCCGCACGGCCTTGACCCTCTTCGGGCTCGCCTGGGGGACGTTCTGCGTTGTCCTGCTCCTCGCCTTCGGCGAAGGGGTCTCGCGCGAGATGCTCGTCTCGATGACCGCGCTCGGCGAGCGGAACATCATCATCTGGGGATCCCGCACCTCGATGCCGTTCGAAGGGCTCGCGCGCGGAAGGCGCATCGCCCTGGAGGACTCCGACGCCGACGCGATCCTGAGGCTCGTGCCCGCGGTCGTCCGCGCGAGCCCGGAGTACAGCGACCACGCCGTCCTGAAGGGGCCCAAGGGGGAGCCATCGGCGGGGATCGCCGCGGTGCGCCCGTGCTTCGGCCCCATGCGGATGATCGAGCCGTCCTCCGGAGGCCGGTTCCTCAATGACCGCGACGAGGCCGAGCGCCGCCGCGTCGTCTTCCTGGGGGATCAGGTCCGCCAGGACCTCTTCAGCGACGAGCAGGCCGTCGGACGGACGATCGAGATCCGCGGGATCCAGTTCCTCGTCATCGGCACCCTGCCGAAGAAGCCGCAGGACTCGAGCTACAGCGGGCGGGACGACAACAAGATCTTCATCCCCGCCTCGGTGGCGGTCGCCTCCTTCGGCCAACGATGGCCCGACAACATGGTCGTCGAGATCGAGAAGGGGGCCGACGCCAAGGAGGCGCTCAAGGAGATACGCGCGGTCCTCGGAAAGGTC containing:
- a CDS encoding FtsX-like permease family protein, whose protein sequence is MQLRIVLIQFWRDLKAQRLRTALTLFGLAWGTFCVVLLLAFGEGVSREMLVSMTALGERNIIIWGSRTSMPFEGLARGRRIALEDSDADAILRLVPAVVRASPEYSDHAVLKGPKGEPSAGIAAVRPCFGPMRMIEPSSGGRFLNDRDEAERRRVVFLGDQVRQDLFSDEQAVGRTIEIRGIQFLVIGTLPKKPQDSSYSGRDDNKIFIPASVAVASFGQRWPDNMVVEIEKGADAKEALKEIRAVLGKVHHFDPADEEALMTWDVGEMVQMFHTLFLGFRMFLGILGVLTLAVAGIGVSNIMSMVVEDRTSQIGISMAIGARKRWILSQILLETLLVVGLGGTIGVLLALGVVKASGLITLPEGFGTPVFSWQTAVVTAGLLSLIGIVSGMGPARRAAGLNPAVALRS